A single region of the Brachypodium distachyon strain Bd21 chromosome 3, Brachypodium_distachyon_v3.0, whole genome shotgun sequence genome encodes:
- the LOC100830524 gene encoding peroxidase 5 produces MEAMRLLVQVAVTSALLMAAAVSAQLRVGFYDSSCPAAEIIVQQEVSSAVAANPGLAAGLLRLHFHDCFVGGCEASVLVDSTASNTAEKDAGPNKSLRGFEVIDRIKARVEQACFGVVSCADILAFAARDGIALTGGNGYQVPAGRRDGSVSKASDTSGNLPPPTPSVPQLTAIFASKGLTQKDMVTLSGAHTIGGSHCTSFSSRLQTPGPQTPDPTMDPGYVAQLASQCSSSSSGMVPMDAVTPNTFDEGYFKGVMANRGLLASDQALLGDGATAGQVVAYANDPATFQSDFAAAMVKMGYVGVLTGSSGKIRANCRVV; encoded by the exons ATGGAAGCGATGCGGCTGCTCGTCCAAGTGGCGGTCACATCAGCGTtgctgatggcggcggcggtgtcggcGCAGCTGCGGGTGGGGTTCTACGACAGCTCGTGCCCGGCGGCAGAGATCATCGTTCAGCAGGAAGTGAGCAGCGCGGTGGCAGCCAACCcgggcctcgccgccggcctcctccggctgcatttccacgactgcttcgtGGGAGGCTGCGAGGCGTCGGTGCTGGTGGACTCGACGGCGAGCAACACGGCGGAGAAGGACGCCGGGCCGAACAAGAGCCTCCGTGGGTTCGAGGTGATCGACCGGATCAAGGCCCGGGTGGAGCAGGCGTGCTTCGGCGtcgtctcctgcgccgacatcctcgccttcgccgccaGGGACGGCATCGCGCTG ACGGGCGGCAACGGGTACCAGGTCCCAGCGGGCCGTCGAGACGGGAGCGTGTCAAAGGCAAGCGACACGAGCGGCAACCTGCCTCCGCCGACCCCGAGCGTGCCGCAGCTCACGGCGATCTTCGCGTCCAAGGGGCTGACACAGAAGGACATGGTAACACTCTCCGGAGCCCACACCATCGGGGGCTCCCACTGCACCTCCTTCAGCAGCCGCCTCCAGACCCCCGGCCCACAGACCCCCGACCCGACCATGGACCCGGGCTACGTGGCCCAGCTAGCCTCGCAGTGCTCATCGTCCTCGTCGGGCATGGTGCCCATGGACGCCGTGACTCCCAACACCTTCGACGAAGGGTACTTCAAGGGCGTCATGGCCAACCGCGGCCTGCTGGCCTCCGACCAGGCGCTGCTCGGCGACGGGGCCACCGCCGGCCAGGTGGTCGCCTACGCCAACGACCCGGCCACGTTCCAGAGCgacttcgccgccgccatggtcaAGATGGGATACGTCGGCGTGCTcaccggcagcagcggcaagaTCAGGGCCAACTGCAGGGTCGTCTGA
- the LOC100830833 gene encoding putative B3 domain-containing protein Os10g0537100: MEFLPAAAPAEDSEERQSRAASAAEMEKEHMFEKVVTPSDVGKLNRLVIPKQHAERYFPLDFDKGNGGIILSFEERGGKAWRFRYSYWNSSQSYVMTKGWSRFVKDKRLLAGDAVLFARGVAHDSERGGHGHRRFFIDFRRRLRPVAAFPPAPAPPLPSVPLCRAWPWDGVSGGDRRRVLFLRQQVPTAAAAVLKSSSVVPAAAGALLEPASRQKRVRLFGVNLDCPACPPAAAASTLLQQKQLPSPSSSSSSSTAGKEACSLDLGL, from the coding sequence ATGGAGTTCTTGCCCGCAGCCGCACCGGCAGAGGACTCCGAGGAGAGGCAGTCTCGcgcggcatcggcggcggagatggagaaggagcacATGTTCGAGAAGGTGGTGACCCCGAGCGACGTCGGGAAGCTGAACCGCCTCGTCATCCCCAAGCAGCACGCCGAGCGTTACTTCCCGCTGGACTTCGACAAGGGCAACGGGGGGATAATCCTGAGCTTCGAGGAGCGTGGCGGGAAGGCGTGGCGGTTCAGGTACTCGTACTGGAACAGCAGCCAGAGCTACGTGATGACCAAAGGCTGGAGCCGCTTCGTCAAGGACAAGCGCCTCCTGGCCGGCGATGCCGTCCTGTTCGCCCGCGGGGTCGCCCATGACAGCGAGcgtggcggccatggccaccggCGGTTCTTCATTgacttccgccgccgcctccgcccggtAGCCGcgttcccgccggcgccggcgccgccgctcccgtcCGTGCCGCTCTGCCGGGCGTGGCCGTGGGACGGCGTCTCCGGCGGGGACCGGCGCCGCGTGCTGTTCCTCCGGCAGCAggtgccgacggcggcggcagcggttctcaagtcgtcgtccgtggtgccggcggcggcgggcgcgctgCTGGAGCCGGCGTCGAGGCAGAAGCGGGTCCGGTTGTTCGGCGTGAACCTCGACTGCCCTGCTTgcccgccggccgcggccgcgtcgACGCTCctgcagcagaagcagctgccctcgccgtcttcgtcttcgtcgtcgtctacGGCGGGGAAGGAAGCCTGCTCCTTGGATCTTGGATTGTGA